The following are from one region of the Methanospirillum hungatei genome:
- a CDS encoding ATP-binding protein encodes MLIIDETDALIGDTLISLLRQLRSGYSRRPANFPSSIILCGVRDVRDYRIYSNQEKSIITGGSAFNIKAKSLRLGNFSREETISLCLQHTTETGQKFEPNALDKIWGNSQGQPWLVNALAYDACFELLETKDRSIPITVEIIEKTKMRLILRHETHLDQLADKLREERVRRIVEPMIEGTSVDSSINDDDLSYAIDLGLVTRGLDGLQIANPIYREVIPRQLTAITSYNLEATIPRAPFIRPDGRLDTRYLFTAFQQFYRENSGSWLQIAQYREAGPQLLLMAFLQRVVNGGGRIEREYGLGRGRLDLLIIWPVQSGEIQRIVIECKVLHHSLEKTIRDSLSQTYRYADTCSATESHLVIFDRTPEKPWDEKIFCREEVYSKTEVHPVRFPVTVWGL; translated from the coding sequence GTGCTCATTATCGATGAGACTGATGCACTGATTGGAGACACTCTCATATCTCTTCTCCGCCAGCTTCGTTCAGGATATTCCCGCAGACCGGCAAACTTTCCTTCATCCATAATTCTTTGTGGAGTCCGTGATGTCCGTGACTATCGGATTTATTCAAACCAGGAAAAATCCATCATCACCGGTGGCAGTGCATTTAACATCAAAGCAAAATCCCTTCGCCTTGGCAATTTTTCCCGTGAAGAAACAATAAGCCTCTGTCTGCAACACACTACTGAAACCGGGCAGAAATTCGAACCAAACGCCCTTGACAAAATCTGGGGAAATTCTCAAGGCCAGCCCTGGCTGGTCAATGCCCTCGCTTATGATGCCTGTTTTGAACTTCTGGAAACAAAGGATCGCTCCATACCTATCACTGTTGAAATAATTGAAAAGACAAAAATGCGACTGATTCTTCGTCATGAAACTCACCTCGACCAGCTTGCCGACAAACTTCGGGAAGAACGGGTACGCCGGATTGTGGAACCAATGATCGAAGGAACATCGGTTGACTCCTCCATTAACGATGATGATCTCTCGTATGCGATAGACCTTGGCCTTGTAACACGTGGATTAGATGGTCTGCAGATTGCAAACCCTATCTATCGTGAGGTCATCCCTCGTCAGTTAACAGCAATTACAAGTTATAATCTTGAAGCAACAATTCCTCGTGCTCCTTTTATCCGGCCTGATGGCAGACTTGACACCCGGTACCTGTTTACAGCGTTCCAGCAGTTTTACCGTGAAAATTCCGGAAGCTGGCTTCAGATTGCCCAGTACCGTGAGGCAGGTCCCCAGCTCCTGCTCATGGCTTTCCTACAGCGGGTAGTCAACGGCGGTGGGAGAATTGAGCGTGAATATGGTCTTGGCCGGGGCAGACTTGACCTTCTTATTATCTGGCCGGTTCAGTCAGGCGAAATCCAGCGGATCGTTATTGAATGCAAAGTTTTGCATCATTCACTTGAAAAAACCATTCGTGATAGTCTTTCCCAGACATATCGGTACGCAGACACATGCAGTGCAACCGAATCCCACCTGGTCATCTTCGACCGGACTCCGGAAAAACCCTGGGATGAGAAAATTTTCTGCCGGGAGGAAGTATATTCTAAAACAGAGGTTCATCCGGTGAGGTTCCCTGTCACAGTCTGGGGTTTGTGA
- the mntA gene encoding type VII toxin-antitoxin system MntA family adenylyltransferase antitoxin, which produces MIIPMDLLTPHSLSPAEKDVILHKITCYFLKKNEIIAGVLFGSFAEGTFRDIDIGLVLDNSFNPPRYYEQRLERELSNLIHFPLDIRVLNTAPLRFVYQVLKKQKVIFCSNQNAFSSFESRILREYLDYSYYLNRYRRELVGII; this is translated from the coding sequence TTGATAATTCCTATGGATCTGCTCACTCCCCATTCGCTTTCCCCGGCTGAAAAAGACGTTATTCTGCATAAAATTACCTGTTATTTTTTAAAAAAAAATGAGATTATTGCCGGAGTGCTATTTGGGTCATTTGCGGAGGGTACATTTCGGGATATTGATATTGGACTAGTATTAGATAATTCCTTTAATCCGCCAAGATACTATGAGCAACGGCTTGAACGGGAACTCTCAAATCTTATTCATTTTCCTCTTGATATCAGAGTTCTCAACACTGCACCGTTACGGTTTGTATATCAGGTCTTAAAGAAACAGAAAGTTATCTTCTGTTCAAATCAGAATGCATTTTCATCATTTGAATCAAGAATACTCAGGGAATATTTGGATTATTCATATTATCTAAACCGATACAGGAGGGAGCTGGTTGGTATTATCTGA
- the hepT gene encoding type VII toxin-antitoxin system HepT family RNase toxin, translating into MVLSDKEVVSTLCSELNTAMDALDDIVSSGQEEFMANRHIRGSAKYHLLVAIEAVLDLSSHLITQNSWRFPEDYADTFLVMAENGFISRDEAEHLADMARFRNRLVHQYWKIDDDVIWDILIKDRDDIIRYNEKILCAVNS; encoded by the coding sequence TTGGTATTATCTGATAAAGAAGTGGTGAGCACATTATGTTCAGAACTTAATACTGCAATGGATGCTCTTGATGATATTGTCTCATCCGGACAAGAAGAATTCATGGCAAACAGGCATATACGGGGTAGTGCGAAATATCATCTCCTAGTGGCAATTGAAGCTGTTCTGGATCTTTCAAGCCATCTTATCACTCAAAACTCCTGGAGATTTCCTGAAGATTATGCAGATACATTCCTTGTTATGGCTGAGAATGGGTTCATTTCAAGGGATGAAGCTGAGCATCTGGCCGATATGGCAAGGTTTAGAAATCGGCTGGTACATCAGTATTGGAAAATCGATGACGATGTTATCTGGGATATTCTGATCAAAGATCGGGACGATATTATAAGATATAATGAAAAAATCCTGTGTGCAGTAAATTCTTAA
- the frhB gene encoding coenzyme F420 hydrogenase subunit beta gives MDYLGKYKSAVAARSTCSEVLKGSQDGGIVTSMFLYALEEGIIDGAIVAGQGEKPWQPKPIVATTPEELLSSRGTRYNVCPNMSVLKKSVREYGLDKVGIVGTPCQIQALRKAQLYPIGLRDVCDKIALAMGIFCMENFSYQSMTQIVQDHCNVDLHSLKKTDIGKGKYWAYTNRGAVSQIPLKLTHKYEQPGCHVCLDYVANLADISTGSVGSPDGWSTVFIRNNNGENIWNKAVAAGVFETKPIESVKPGLELVTKLATEKITKNQKELEHRATFGVNKGLRNPYI, from the coding sequence ATGGATTATCTTGGCAAATATAAATCCGCAGTCGCTGCCCGTAGCACCTGTTCAGAAGTTCTGAAAGGCTCCCAGGATGGCGGGATTGTCACCTCTATGTTCCTCTACGCTCTTGAAGAGGGTATCATTGATGGTGCAATCGTTGCAGGCCAGGGAGAAAAGCCATGGCAGCCAAAGCCAATTGTGGCAACAACTCCGGAAGAGCTTCTGTCTTCACGGGGAACCAGATATAATGTCTGTCCAAACATGTCTGTCCTGAAAAAGTCTGTACGCGAGTATGGTCTTGACAAGGTCGGTATTGTTGGAACTCCCTGTCAGATCCAGGCACTCAGAAAAGCACAACTCTACCCGATCGGACTTCGTGACGTTTGTGACAAGATTGCTCTTGCAATGGGAATCTTCTGTATGGAGAACTTCTCATACCAGAGCATGACCCAGATCGTGCAGGACCACTGCAATGTCGATCTGCACTCACTCAAGAAGACCGATATCGGAAAGGGGAAGTACTGGGCATACACCAACCGTGGTGCAGTCTCCCAGATCCCGCTCAAACTCACTCACAAGTACGAACAGCCAGGCTGCCATGTCTGTCTTGACTACGTGGCAAACCTCGCTGATATCTCCACCGGTTCAGTCGGATCCCCTGACGGATGGTCCACTGTGTTTATCCGGAACAACAATGGAGAAAATATCTGGAACAAGGCAGTCGCCGCAGGTGTCTTTGAGACCAAGCCGATTGAGAGTGTCAAGCCAGGTCTTGAACTCGTCACCAAGCTTGCAACCGAAAAGATCACCAAGAACCAGAAGGAGCTCGAACACCGTGCAACATTCGGTGTCAACAAGGGTCTCCGCAACCCCTATATCTAA
- the frhD gene encoding coenzyme F420-reducing hydrogenase, FrhD protein, producing the protein MLFQEIVICGCGNPLFADDGFGPAVVEELQKLDLPENVKVIDAGLGGPHFLFTLLAQSDEPVKHLFIIDIADFGGNPGDIAIISPDDLPPGKYRDAHSWDLVEPIHQLKHRVKIDIIGCQPKRVSEPEFEIGLSEEVTEAIPRTVQLVLKMIGVNHGTTIIDLREKGEEGTCSKVAGT; encoded by the coding sequence ATGCTGTTCCAGGAGATCGTAATCTGCGGGTGCGGAAACCCGCTCTTTGCGGATGATGGGTTTGGCCCTGCCGTAGTCGAGGAACTCCAGAAACTCGACCTGCCCGAGAATGTAAAGGTAATAGATGCCGGCCTTGGCGGTCCGCATTTCCTCTTTACCCTTCTTGCGCAATCGGATGAACCGGTCAAACACCTCTTCATCATAGATATTGCTGATTTCGGAGGAAATCCAGGAGACATAGCAATCATCAGTCCAGATGATCTGCCCCCGGGGAAATACCGGGATGCTCATTCCTGGGATTTAGTTGAACCCATTCATCAGCTGAAACACCGGGTGAAAATTGATATCATCGGGTGTCAGCCGAAGCGGGTTTCTGAACCAGAATTTGAGATAGGACTCTCCGAAGAGGTAACAGAAGCGATCCCAAGGACAGTACAGCTCGTGCTGAAAATGATTGGGGTAAATCATGGGACTACTATCATTGATCTTCGGGAAAAAGGAGAAGAAGGAACCTGCTCCAAAGTCGCAGGAACCTAA
- the frhA gene encoding coenzyme F420 hydrogenase subunit alpha: MSKVVEVSPTTRHEGHSKLVLKVNDAGIIERGDWLSITPVRGIEKLCVGKTMHQAPKISSRVCGICPIAHTLAGIGAMEASVGCEIPQDAYLLRTILQCANRLHSHALHNILTLPDMYIPGTDTKINPFTPEEPVRTVAKRLQRLREVGQTVGEIAGGEAIHPSNPRVGGMYYNISPQAKQKIFDLAKEALPLAIAQMEFMIAVLKNWENRGTVTVGKTEVEIPAKFGYHDQGYMAVDPVFDSSSLDFEPKWDPDRWTDVSPYNWFQGEMEVSLEDADYPVGGTTKAGTKTWPQMQACTSVPLYDGQPVEVGPRARLVQFKNYDRKGAMGLQIARQLEYPDCLYTMMEALDALDCNGSVLADEIPQGDGSLGWNANEAPRGCDVHLARVKDGKVQEYTLLVPTTWNFPTCSRALEGAPWQLAEVIMRAYDPCVSCATHMLVVDESKKIVAQKLVQ; the protein is encoded by the coding sequence TTGTCCAAAGTAGTAGAAGTTTCCCCAACCACACGACATGAAGGACACTCCAAGCTTGTCCTTAAAGTCAACGATGCGGGAATAATTGAGCGTGGAGATTGGCTGAGTATCACTCCGGTAAGAGGTATTGAGAAGCTGTGTGTAGGTAAGACCATGCACCAGGCACCCAAGATCTCATCCCGTGTTTGTGGTATCTGTCCAATCGCCCACACCCTCGCAGGCATCGGTGCTATGGAAGCATCGGTCGGCTGTGAAATCCCACAGGATGCATATCTGCTCAGAACAATTCTCCAGTGTGCAAACAGGCTGCACAGCCATGCACTTCACAATATTCTGACTCTGCCGGATATGTACATCCCAGGAACAGACACCAAGATCAACCCGTTCACTCCGGAAGAGCCAGTCAGAACCGTTGCAAAGCGGCTCCAGCGACTCCGTGAGGTCGGGCAGACCGTCGGTGAGATAGCCGGTGGAGAAGCCATTCACCCGAGCAACCCCCGGGTTGGTGGTATGTACTATAACATCTCACCACAGGCAAAACAGAAAATCTTCGACCTTGCCAAGGAAGCTCTTCCCCTTGCCATCGCTCAGATGGAGTTCATGATTGCAGTTTTAAAGAACTGGGAAAACCGTGGCACTGTTACTGTCGGTAAGACTGAAGTCGAGATTCCGGCAAAGTTCGGATACCACGACCAGGGCTACATGGCAGTAGATCCCGTCTTTGACAGTTCAAGCCTTGACTTTGAACCAAAGTGGGATCCAGACCGGTGGACTGATGTCTCACCCTACAACTGGTTCCAGGGAGAAATGGAAGTAAGCCTTGAAGACGCAGACTACCCAGTCGGTGGAACCACCAAGGCAGGAACCAAGACCTGGCCACAGATGCAGGCCTGTACCTCCGTTCCGCTCTATGATGGTCAGCCGGTCGAAGTCGGTCCACGTGCCCGTCTGGTCCAGTTCAAGAACTATGACCGCAAGGGTGCCATGGGTCTGCAGATCGCACGGCAACTTGAATATCCAGACTGTCTCTACACCATGATGGAGGCTCTTGATGCACTTGACTGCAATGGTTCAGTGCTTGCAGATGAGATCCCACAGGGTGACGGCAGTCTTGGATGGAATGCAAATGAAGCACCACGTGGTTGTGACGTTCACCTTGCCCGTGTCAAGGATGGAAAAGTTCAGGAGTACACCCTTCTTGTTCCGACCACATGGAACTTCCCGACCTGCAGTCGGGCTCTCGAGGGAGCACCATGGCAGCTTGCCGAGGTCATCATGCGTGCATATGACCCCTGTGTGTCCTGCGCTACCCACATGCTGGTAGTTGACGAGAGCAAGAAGATTGTCGCCCAGAAGCTCGTCCAGTGA
- a CDS encoding HepT-like ribonuclease domain-containing protein produces the protein MHMGTSLFRSTACQTILNDIRQYLEDADRIFKRRERFDQDRRDFYARAMVLFALSNRIIDLAREVSLIRRYISDDEQVKNKVYFKRLNDHGVISWDMRQEMITLVNFRNQVSHHFYEINRDEIEKIYLARPVILEFITIMEKELAITTQEKTRTAVIAGVALVVLIVLLCWYFS, from the coding sequence ATGCATATGGGCACCAGTCTGTTTCGATCAACTGCTTGCCAGACAATACTCAATGACATCAGGCAGTATCTGGAGGATGCTGATCGAATATTTAAAAGAAGGGAACGATTTGATCAGGATCGTCGTGATTTTTATGCCCGGGCCATGGTTCTGTTTGCTTTATCAAACCGAATCATAGATCTTGCCAGGGAAGTAAGCCTTATCCGGAGGTATATCTCTGATGATGAGCAGGTAAAAAACAAGGTCTATTTTAAAAGACTCAACGATCATGGTGTAATCTCCTGGGACATGCGACAAGAGATGATCACACTCGTCAACTTTAGAAACCAGGTTTCACACCATTTCTATGAGATCAATCGAGATGAAATAGAAAAGATATATTTGGCTCGACCTGTGATCCTGGAATTTATTACAATCATGGAGAAGGAACTCGCCATAACTACTCAGGAAAAAACGAGAACGGCAGTGATTGCCGGTGTCGCTTTGGTCGTCCTGATTGTGCTTTTATGCTGGTATTTTAGTTAA
- the mptA gene encoding GTP cyclohydrolase MptA: MSLSKTSERAFSRELPDVQSTLPDVRINLTRVGVKNVKKLVEVTRPGKRPVIFISNFDIFVDLPGSLKGANLSRNFEVIDEVLQSAIEGEVKEIEELCSRVARRLLDKHEYADRTEVQMRSEFMVAGETPVTGTLCQEVVKVFASAIAQRTFKDAIVRKSIGAEVTGMTACPCAQNIMQERAREVMEHLDISKEKIDSFFKEVPMATHNQRGRGFLSIETDDESHVKLEKIIMILKQSMSTPIFELLKRGDEGHVVLSAHKNPRFVEDCVREMARRVHAEFGDLPGDSVVTIAQDNEESIHQHDAFAERQATIAELADEITGENLDIN; the protein is encoded by the coding sequence ATGTCTCTGTCAAAAACATCTGAAAGGGCTTTTTCCCGTGAACTGCCTGATGTGCAGTCCACCCTTCCTGATGTCAGGATAAACCTGACACGGGTAGGCGTAAAGAATGTAAAAAAACTGGTCGAAGTAACCAGGCCAGGAAAACGTCCGGTCATCTTTATATCCAATTTTGATATCTTTGTTGACCTGCCAGGCAGTCTGAAAGGAGCTAATCTCTCCAGAAACTTTGAGGTGATTGATGAGGTCCTGCAGTCTGCAATAGAGGGTGAAGTCAAAGAGATCGAGGAACTCTGTAGCCGGGTTGCACGAAGACTTCTGGACAAACATGAGTATGCAGACCGTACCGAGGTGCAGATGCGGTCTGAATTTATGGTTGCCGGCGAAACTCCAGTAACCGGAACACTCTGTCAGGAAGTAGTCAAGGTCTTTGCCAGTGCAATTGCTCAGCGGACCTTCAAAGATGCCATTGTTAGAAAAAGCATTGGTGCAGAAGTGACCGGAATGACAGCCTGCCCCTGTGCCCAGAATATTATGCAGGAGCGGGCACGGGAAGTCATGGAACACCTTGATATCAGTAAAGAAAAAATTGACTCCTTCTTCAAAGAAGTTCCTATGGCTACCCACAACCAGCGAGGCAGGGGTTTTCTTTCCATTGAAACTGATGACGAAAGTCACGTCAAGCTTGAGAAGATCATTATGATCCTCAAGCAATCTATGAGCACTCCGATCTTTGAACTGCTCAAACGGGGCGATGAAGGGCATGTGGTACTGTCAGCCCACAAAAATCCCCGCTTTGTTGAAGATTGTGTACGGGAGATGGCACGGCGTGTCCATGCTGAGTTCGGGGATCTTCCCGGGGACTCAGTCGTCACCATCGCACAGGATAATGAAGAGAGTATTCACCAGCATGATGCATTTGCAGAGCGACAGGCAACTATTGCGGAGCTTGCAGATGAGATTACCGGTGAAAATTTAGATATTAACTAA
- a CDS encoding translation initiation factor IF-2 subunit beta, whose amino-acid sequence MVESYEALLNKAYEEVTEPSEDGERWSYPEPRSIIEGKTTILENFADIVSALRRDSDHLMKFLLGELGTAGKIDGSRAIFNGKFEDSLFSPMIRSYVDDYVICSECGKPDTRLFKDDRILMLKCEACGSHRPVRKRKSKVESGAAGLEQGNIIEVSIESTSRRGDGVAKIGKYIVYVAGGRPGQKVKVRIAKISGSIIFTEKP is encoded by the coding sequence ATGGTCGAATCATACGAGGCCCTCCTGAATAAGGCATATGAGGAGGTGACTGAACCGTCAGAGGATGGAGAACGGTGGTCTTATCCCGAACCAAGATCAATAATTGAGGGTAAGACAACAATTCTTGAGAATTTTGCAGATATTGTAAGTGCTCTCCGGCGCGATTCAGATCACCTGATGAAGTTCCTGCTTGGGGAACTGGGAACTGCAGGAAAGATAGATGGGTCACGTGCGATTTTCAACGGAAAATTTGAAGACTCTCTCTTTTCTCCTATGATCCGCAGTTATGTCGATGATTATGTTATCTGCTCTGAATGCGGAAAACCAGATACCCGGCTCTTTAAGGATGACCGTATACTCATGCTCAAGTGTGAAGCATGTGGTAGTCATCGCCCGGTCAGAAAACGCAAGTCAAAGGTTGAATCCGGAGCAGCAGGACTTGAACAGGGGAACATCATCGAAGTATCCATTGAATCAACCTCACGCCGTGGTGATGGTGTTGCAAAGATCGGAAAATATATCGTCTACGTTGCAGGCGGACGTCCGGGTCAGAAAGTAAAAGTAAGAATAGCAAAGATATCCGGGTCTATTATCTTTACAGAAAAACCCTGA
- a CDS encoding DNA-directed RNA polymerase subunit L — protein sequence MNITVLELGEDKVRISLAGQGHTFMNALKTEILADPTVDVANYVIEFQFSDPVLTVTTHNKTDPVKPILDACKRLSGQCEELLSSLEQSAKK from the coding sequence ATGAATATTACGGTTCTCGAACTCGGTGAGGATAAGGTCAGGATTTCACTTGCCGGCCAGGGACATACGTTCATGAATGCATTAAAAACCGAGATTCTCGCCGATCCAACGGTGGATGTCGCAAATTACGTCATAGAATTTCAGTTTTCCGACCCGGTCCTGACGGTCACTACTCATAACAAGACTGATCCGGTTAAACCAATCCTGGATGCATGTAAGCGCCTTTCAGGCCAGTGCGAGGAACTCTTATCCTCGCTTGAACAATCTGCAAAAAAATAG
- a CDS encoding MBL fold metallo-hydrolase, producing the protein MEVTLLGTGDAVGTPHVGCSCKNCTHARTNRIERLRTSILIKNNDQHLIIDTTPDLRRQLLDAGSPKIDAVIWTHGHYDHFMGFGDFYRVQRIPPVYGAPEVLNSCTPVFGFLLKEIRPVEIYTPFHTCGLEIILVKVTHPDMFTTGVVISDGKTRIAYTSDTNEHIPPETRKHLEDADLLFIDGLFPNSFKKVEKHLNYEEALDLAKTLNARDFRVVHMSHIIPFDAPMQGHDGEVFRY; encoded by the coding sequence ATGGAAGTTACACTTCTTGGGACCGGTGATGCAGTTGGAACACCCCATGTTGGTTGTTCATGTAAAAACTGCACACATGCACGAACCAACAGAATAGAGCGTCTGCGAACATCCATTCTCATCAAAAACAATGACCAACACCTGATCATTGATACTACCCCCGATCTCAGACGTCAGCTATTGGATGCCGGATCCCCGAAAATTGATGCCGTTATCTGGACTCATGGGCACTATGATCATTTCATGGGATTTGGAGACTTTTACCGGGTGCAAAGGATTCCTCCAGTATATGGCGCACCAGAAGTCCTGAATTCATGCACTCCCGTCTTTGGTTTTCTCCTCAAAGAAATACGACCTGTTGAGATCTACACTCCATTTCATACCTGCGGGCTTGAGATAATTCTCGTGAAGGTAACACATCCTGATATGTTCACAACGGGCGTTGTCATATCTGATGGCAAAACCAGGATCGCATATACCTCTGATACAAACGAACATATTCCACCCGAAACCAGAAAACATCTTGAAGATGCAGATCTGCTTTTCATCGATGGTCTCTTCCCAAATTCGTTTAAAAAGGTAGAAAAGCATCTCAATTACGAGGAAGCATTGGATCTTGCGAAAACTCTGAATGCCAGAGATTTCCGTGTTGTTCATATGAGCCATATCATTCCATTTGATGCTCCTATGCAGGGCCATGATGGCGAAGTATTCAGATATTAA
- a CDS encoding ATP-binding protein — MTRDEEILDLIELLLTAEIYNQNSHLNVNDLTPVAREVFGIHGLEGERAPVVVAESALQRVLGIPDAHLRLDKHPLTLYEEFGHRLRITALPAGLTWFLKNGGKSRIEKNPALAWYAHHQDPSIGISYDEVKDSNPRFEDSRVYLDRRISRMLSEDDKLRSGLDLIIISAPEEVEQTIDDIICSADQLSRIVKLKVALEHLEFLKSRRVYEIGKLLFIGPPGTGKTSLAFALTRVLHMPILEVRLSMVTSQYLGETSKNIDRIFDVARLLSPCILFIDEFDFLAKSRIGDDHGAMKRAVNALLKNIDRISLIRNKVLLIGATNHPQLLDEAAWRRFDEVIPFDLPDLPTRELILRRLLADSETDVDISEVASKTEGFSGADLKMLVREAILSALTDGRQELTVEDIIKGELLIKTRDEHKARNWV, encoded by the coding sequence ATGACCCGTGATGAGGAGATCCTGGACCTGATAGAACTGCTCCTGACTGCTGAGATATACAACCAGAATTCCCACCTGAATGTCAATGACCTGACACCGGTTGCCCGTGAGGTTTTTGGCATACATGGACTGGAAGGTGAGCGTGCCCCGGTTGTTGTCGCTGAAAGTGCACTACAACGTGTGCTTGGCATCCCGGATGCACATCTTCGCCTGGACAAACACCCGCTTACCTTGTATGAAGAGTTTGGTCATCGTCTCAGGATTACTGCTCTTCCTGCAGGTCTCACCTGGTTTTTGAAAAATGGTGGTAAATCAAGGATAGAGAAAAACCCGGCCCTCGCCTGGTATGCTCATCATCAGGATCCCTCAATTGGCATATCATACGACGAAGTCAAGGATTCAAATCCACGGTTTGAAGACAGCAGGGTTTATCTTGACCGGCGTATCTCCCGGATGTTGTCTGAGGATGATAAACTCAGGTCCGGCCTTGACCTCATCATCATCAGTGCTCCGGAAGAAGTGGAACAGACGATTGATGATATCATCTGTTCTGCCGACCAACTTAGCCGGATTGTCAAACTTAAAGTGGCTCTTGAACACCTTGAATTTCTAAAAAGCAGGCGGGTTTATGAAATTGGGAAACTTCTCTTTATCGGTCCTCCAGGAACAGGTAAGACTTCCCTGGCATTTGCACTCACACGGGTATTACACATGCCAATTCTTGAGGTCAGGCTCTCAATGGTCACATCCCAGTACTTAGGGGAGACCTCCAAGAACATTGACCGGATTTTTGATGTTGCACGTCTGCTATCTCCCTGTATTCTCTTCATCGACGAGTTTGATTTTCTAGCCAAGAGTCGTATCGGAGATGACCACGGCGCAATGAAACGTGCGGTCAATGCACTTCTCAAAAATATCGATCGTATAAGCCTTATCAGGAACAAGGTGCTCCTCATCGGCGCAACCAACCACCCGCAGCTCTTAGATGAGGCAGCGTGGCGTCGGTTTGATGAGGTTATTCCCTTTGACCTGCCAGATCTCCCAACCCGTGAACTTATCCTCCGTCGCCTGCTTGCAGATTCAGAAACGGATGTTGACATATCTGAAGTGGCATCGAAAACTGAAGGATTTTCAGGGGCTGACCTCAAGATGCTGGTTCGTGAAGCAATCCTATCTGCATTAACCGATGGCAGACAGGAACTCACAGTTGAAGACATTATCAAGGGTGAACTTCTCATAAAAACACGGGACGAGCATAAAGCCAGGAACTGGGTCTGA
- the map gene encoding type II methionyl aminopeptidase codes for MKEEIFDRYIQAGAAAKKILSRGADLIKPDITLIEVATFVEDMIQNEGFGVAFPVNISLNEAAAHDTPSPDDTRIFAAGDMVKLDIGVHLDGYIADTACTVDLGDQPLLCEASIAARDAAIAAVKPGVAIGTLGGVVAHEIKSRGFLPIANLTGHGLDQYCLHKGPNVPNIPGAGGAILEEGMVLAIEPFATTGTGFVHDGKREEIFGQLVRRPVRLPAARKILKEIEERNGMPFARRHIHVKSADLALSRLIHDGIIRTYPVLSDVPGSYVSQAEHTMIVTSDGCIVTTV; via the coding sequence ATGAAAGAAGAAATATTTGACCGGTACATACAGGCGGGTGCAGCAGCAAAAAAAATTCTGTCTCGCGGAGCTGACCTGATAAAACCTGATATTACCCTCATAGAAGTTGCAACATTTGTAGAAGATATGATTCAGAACGAGGGATTTGGAGTAGCGTTTCCAGTTAACATTTCCCTGAATGAAGCAGCTGCCCATGATACCCCCTCACCAGATGATACCAGAATTTTCGCGGCCGGCGATATGGTAAAACTGGATATTGGTGTCCATCTGGATGGATATATTGCAGATACAGCCTGTACAGTTGATCTCGGGGATCAGCCACTCCTCTGTGAAGCATCCATTGCAGCACGTGATGCAGCAATTGCCGCAGTAAAGCCAGGTGTTGCAATAGGAACCTTGGGAGGAGTTGTAGCTCATGAAATCAAGAGCAGGGGATTTTTACCGATTGCTAATCTGACCGGTCATGGGCTTGACCAGTACTGTCTGCATAAAGGTCCGAATGTTCCCAATATTCCTGGAGCCGGCGGCGCAATTCTCGAGGAGGGGATGGTGCTTGCCATCGAACCCTTTGCAACAACCGGGACCGGATTTGTCCATGATGGAAAACGTGAGGAAATATTTGGACAACTTGTGCGCCGTCCGGTTCGGCTTCCTGCAGCACGAAAGATACTCAAAGAGATTGAGGAACGGAACGGGATGCCATTTGCCAGAAGACATATCCATGTGAAATCAGCCGACCTTGCTCTTTCCCGGCTCATTCACGATGGAATAATCAGAACATATCCAGTTCTTTCGGACGTTCCCGGCTCTTATGTCTCGCAGGCTGAACATACCATGATCGTGACCAGTGACGGATGTATTGTAACCACCGTATGA